A single region of the Halopiger xanaduensis SH-6 genome encodes:
- a CDS encoding protein translocase SEC61 complex subunit gamma, which produces MDIPYDLTSYVRVLKMATTPTTEEFSQVAKIAGAGILFVGLIGFVIGAIMLLLPAGGGV; this is translated from the coding sequence ATGGATATCCCCTACGACCTCACCTCGTACGTCCGGGTGCTGAAGATGGCGACGACACCCACGACCGAGGAGTTCTCGCAGGTAGCGAAAATCGCCGGTGCAGGAATCCTGTTCGTCGGTCTGATCGGGTTCGTCATCGGCGCGATCATGCTCCTCCTCCCGGCAGGTGGTGGCGTCTAA
- a CDS encoding TIGR03557 family F420-dependent LLM class oxidoreductase, which produces MTDVGYKLICEEHGPNDLVEYARLADQSAFDFALISDHYHPWLSSQGESPLVWNVLGGISQAVDDLPLGTATTCPIIRVHPAIVAQAAATAATMAPNGFSLGLGTGEKLNEHVTGQRWPEHEVRLEMLEEAVEIVRALWEGETTSYHGEYYTVENARLYTLPDETPPIPIAADGPKTARFAGEFGDGLIAVRPDEDLIEAFEAGGGEDKPRYGEVGVCYAEDEAEAIEQAYENWTIEGLPGDLMWELPTTAHFEQATEAVSEDDIADLLTCGSDPDEHIETIREYVDAGFDHVVVHQIGSNQAEFVEFYEDEVLPAIE; this is translated from the coding sequence ATGACCGACGTCGGCTACAAACTCATCTGCGAGGAGCACGGCCCGAACGACCTCGTCGAGTACGCCCGTCTCGCCGACCAGTCGGCGTTCGACTTCGCGCTGATCTCCGATCACTACCACCCCTGGCTCTCGAGCCAGGGCGAGAGTCCGCTGGTCTGGAACGTGCTCGGCGGAATCTCGCAGGCGGTCGACGACCTCCCGCTGGGGACCGCGACCACCTGCCCGATCATCCGCGTCCACCCCGCGATCGTCGCGCAGGCGGCCGCCACCGCCGCGACGATGGCACCCAACGGGTTCTCGCTCGGCCTCGGCACCGGCGAGAAACTCAACGAGCACGTCACCGGTCAGCGGTGGCCCGAACACGAGGTCCGCCTCGAGATGCTCGAGGAGGCCGTCGAGATCGTCCGCGCCCTCTGGGAGGGCGAGACGACGAGTTACCACGGCGAGTACTACACGGTCGAAAACGCGCGGCTCTACACGCTGCCCGACGAGACGCCGCCGATTCCGATCGCCGCCGACGGACCGAAGACGGCGCGCTTCGCGGGCGAGTTCGGTGACGGCCTCATCGCGGTCCGGCCCGACGAGGACCTGATCGAGGCGTTCGAAGCCGGCGGCGGCGAAGACAAGCCCCGCTACGGCGAAGTCGGGGTCTGTTACGCTGAAGACGAGGCCGAAGCGATCGAGCAGGCCTACGAGAACTGGACGATCGAGGGACTGCCCGGCGATCTCATGTGGGAACTGCCGACGACGGCACACTTCGAGCAGGCCACCGAAGCGGTTTCCGAGGACGACATCGCGGACCTGCTCACCTGCGGGTCAGATCCCGACGAACACATCGAGACGATCCGGGAGTACGTCGACGCCGGCTTCGACCACGTCGTCGTCCACCAGATCGGCTCGAACCAGGCCGAGTTCGTCGAGTTCTACGAGGACGAGGTGCTGCCGGCGATCGAGTAG
- a CDS encoding S1C family serine protease, with product MTPDHVSRRRLLRAAGAASILGVGTASTAAQNETDDSSDGAEPSDDQGSSAPESQYTEVYRNTIDSVVLVTVSLGPTDGRGGGGGLGSGFVVDDQYIVTNNHVVQGATEGGIEIQFNNQEWATASIVGTDPYSDIAVLSVENMPDSAEPLSLVESEPAIGQEVLAIGNPLGLDASVSQGIVSGTNRVLPSPVGNSIPATIQTDAPINPGNSGGPLVNLEGEVVGVVFAGASQTIGFAISARLANRVVPALVEDGTYEHSYMGVGVVPVGPEIAETVGLEEATGVLVAQVVPNSPADGALQPASAGQPGSGDVIVAIDGQEVTTQAQLLSYLALETSPGDTIELEVVRDGERETVELELAARQEFDRQQPPIGGQPGGEPGEQPPFPQS from the coding sequence GTGACTCCAGATCACGTCAGTCGACGACGACTCCTCCGCGCCGCCGGCGCCGCCTCGATACTCGGCGTCGGGACCGCGAGTACGGCCGCACAGAACGAAACCGACGACTCGAGCGACGGAGCGGAACCGTCGGACGACCAGGGTAGCTCGGCCCCCGAGAGCCAGTACACCGAAGTGTACCGCAACACGATCGATTCCGTCGTGCTGGTCACCGTGTCCCTCGGTCCGACCGACGGTCGCGGCGGCGGTGGCGGGCTCGGCTCCGGGTTCGTCGTCGACGACCAGTACATCGTCACGAACAACCACGTCGTGCAGGGCGCGACCGAGGGCGGCATCGAGATCCAGTTCAACAACCAGGAGTGGGCGACGGCGTCGATCGTCGGCACGGACCCGTACAGCGATATCGCCGTGCTGAGCGTCGAGAACATGCCCGATTCTGCCGAACCCCTGTCGCTCGTCGAGTCCGAACCCGCCATCGGGCAGGAGGTCCTTGCGATCGGCAACCCGCTGGGCCTCGATGCCTCGGTCTCGCAGGGGATCGTCAGCGGCACGAACCGGGTCCTGCCGAGCCCGGTCGGCAACTCGATCCCGGCGACGATCCAGACCGACGCGCCGATCAACCCCGGCAACAGCGGCGGCCCGCTGGTGAACCTCGAGGGCGAGGTGGTGGGAGTCGTCTTCGCCGGCGCGAGCCAGACGATCGGCTTCGCGATCTCCGCGCGCCTCGCCAACCGGGTCGTCCCCGCGCTCGTCGAGGACGGCACCTACGAGCACTCCTACATGGGCGTCGGCGTGGTCCCCGTCGGCCCGGAGATCGCGGAGACGGTCGGCCTCGAGGAGGCGACCGGCGTGCTCGTCGCCCAGGTCGTCCCGAACTCGCCCGCGGACGGCGCGTTGCAGCCGGCCAGTGCGGGCCAGCCGGGAAGCGGCGACGTCATCGTCGCCATCGACGGCCAGGAGGTGACGACCCAGGCCCAGTTGCTCTCGTACCTGGCGCTCGAGACCTCGCCCGGCGATACGATCGAACTCGAGGTCGTCCGCGACGGCGAGCGCGAGACCGTCGAACTGGAACTCGCCGCGCGACAGGAGTTCGACCGGCAGCAGCCCCCGATCGGCGGTCAGCCGGGTGGAGAGCCGGGCGAGCAGCCGCCGTTCCCGCAGTCGTAA
- a CDS encoding mandelate racemase/muconate lactonizing enzyme family protein, giving the protein MGVDYSQLHDPNAEYTMRDLSAETMGVTRDRGGDRDVEITDVQTTMVDGNFPWTLVRIYTDAGIVGTGEAYWGAGVPELIERMKPFIVGENPLDIDRLYEHLVQKMSGEGSIGGVTITAISGIEVALHDLAGKILEIPAYQLLGGKYRDEMRVYCDCHTEEEADPDACADEAERVVEELGYDALKFDLDVPSGHEKDRANRHLREPEIEHKAEIVEKVTERVGDRADVAFDCHWTFSGGSAKRLAERLEEYDVWWLEDPVPPENHDVQKEVTQSTTTPITVGENVYRKHGQRRLIEEQALDIVAPDMPKVGGMRETRKIADLADTYYVPVAMHNVASPVGTVASAHVGAAVSNSLALEYHSYELGWWGDLVEEDLIEDGYLEIPEEPGLGVTLDLDTVEEHMVDGEELFDEA; this is encoded by the coding sequence ATGGGAGTCGATTACTCGCAGTTGCACGATCCGAACGCCGAGTATACGATGCGTGACCTCTCGGCCGAAACGATGGGCGTGACCCGCGACCGCGGCGGCGACCGCGACGTCGAGATCACGGACGTCCAGACGACGATGGTCGACGGCAACTTCCCGTGGACCCTCGTCCGCATCTACACCGACGCGGGCATCGTCGGCACCGGCGAGGCCTACTGGGGCGCCGGCGTTCCCGAACTGATCGAGCGGATGAAGCCGTTCATCGTCGGCGAGAATCCGCTGGACATCGACCGGCTCTACGAGCACCTCGTCCAGAAGATGTCCGGCGAGGGCTCGATCGGCGGCGTCACCATCACCGCCATCTCGGGCATCGAGGTCGCGCTGCACGATCTGGCGGGGAAGATCCTCGAGATCCCAGCCTACCAGTTGCTGGGCGGCAAGTACCGCGACGAGATGCGCGTCTACTGCGACTGCCACACCGAGGAGGAAGCCGACCCCGACGCCTGCGCCGACGAGGCCGAACGCGTCGTCGAGGAACTCGGCTACGACGCCCTGAAGTTCGACCTCGACGTCCCCTCGGGCCACGAGAAAGACCGCGCGAACCGCCATCTCCGCGAGCCCGAGATCGAGCACAAGGCCGAGATCGTCGAGAAGGTCACCGAGCGCGTCGGCGACCGCGCCGACGTCGCCTTCGACTGCCACTGGACCTTCTCCGGCGGCAGCGCGAAGCGACTCGCCGAACGCCTCGAGGAGTACGACGTCTGGTGGCTCGAGGACCCCGTTCCGCCGGAAAATCACGACGTCCAGAAGGAGGTCACGCAGTCGACGACGACGCCGATCACGGTCGGCGAGAACGTCTACCGCAAGCACGGCCAGCGTCGCCTGATCGAGGAACAGGCGCTGGACATCGTCGCGCCGGACATGCCCAAGGTCGGCGGCATGCGCGAGACCCGCAAGATCGCGGATCTGGCAGATACCTACTACGTGCCGGTTGCGATGCACAACGTCGCCTCGCCGGTCGGCACCGTCGCCAGCGCCCACGTCGGCGCCGCGGTTTCGAACTCCCTGGCCCTCGAGTACCACTCCTACGAACTCGGCTGGTGGGGCGACCTCGTCGAAGAAGACCTCATCGAGGACGGCTACCTCGAGATTCCGGAAGAACCGGGCCTCGGCGTGACGCTCGATCTCGATACCGTCGAGGAGCACATGGTCGACGGTGAGGAGTTGTTTGACGAGGCGTAA
- a CDS encoding glucose 1-dehydrogenase — protein MQAIAVEPGAGEPTLVERPRPEPAAGEALVRTLRVGVDGTDHEVIAGHHGDVPDDDTQLVLGHEAVGVVEDPNGTDLEEGQIVVPTVRRRPNGRDNEYFERGEPDMAPEGEYVERGIVGAHGFMAEYFTSPAEYLVPIPEEFAHLGFLVEPISISEKAIEHAVASRSAFDWDLESALVLGNGSLGLLTLGMFADVLDVERTYCLGRRDRPDPTIDIVEDLGATYIDSRETPVPEIPEVYESVDFVYEATGYAKHAFETVDALAPNGVGVLLGVPEPWEFEVDGGRLHREMVLHNKALLGTVNSHRGHFESAVDTLSQLPTWLTDDLVTGVYGLEEFQRAFETGDGVIKTAVEFSAL, from the coding sequence ATGCAAGCGATCGCAGTCGAACCGGGGGCCGGCGAACCGACGCTCGTCGAACGGCCCCGACCCGAACCAGCGGCCGGGGAGGCGCTCGTGCGCACCCTTCGCGTGGGCGTCGACGGGACCGACCACGAAGTCATCGCGGGCCACCACGGCGACGTGCCGGACGACGATACGCAACTCGTGCTCGGCCACGAAGCCGTCGGCGTCGTCGAAGACCCGAACGGGACCGACCTCGAGGAGGGCCAGATCGTCGTGCCGACGGTCCGACGGCGGCCGAACGGCCGGGACAACGAGTACTTCGAGCGCGGCGAACCCGACATGGCGCCCGAGGGCGAGTACGTCGAGCGCGGGATCGTCGGCGCCCACGGGTTCATGGCCGAGTACTTCACCAGCCCGGCGGAGTATCTCGTTCCGATCCCCGAGGAGTTCGCCCACCTCGGCTTCCTCGTGGAACCGATCAGCATCTCCGAGAAGGCGATCGAACACGCCGTCGCCTCCCGCTCGGCGTTCGACTGGGACCTCGAGTCGGCGCTGGTGCTGGGCAACGGCTCGCTCGGCCTGCTGACGCTCGGGATGTTCGCGGACGTCCTCGACGTCGAGCGGACCTACTGTCTCGGGCGGCGGGATCGGCCGGACCCGACGATCGACATCGTCGAGGACCTCGGCGCGACGTACATCGACTCGCGCGAGACGCCGGTTCCCGAGATTCCCGAGGTCTACGAGTCGGTCGACTTCGTCTACGAGGCCACCGGCTACGCGAAGCACGCCTTCGAGACGGTCGACGCGCTCGCGCCCAACGGCGTCGGCGTCCTCCTCGGCGTCCCCGAGCCCTGGGAGTTCGAGGTCGACGGCGGGCGGCTCCACCGCGAGATGGTCCTGCACAACAAGGCGCTGCTCGGGACCGTCAACTCCCACCGCGGCCACTTCGAGTCGGCCGTCGACACCCTCTCGCAGCTGCCGACGTGGCTCACCGACGACCTCGTGACCGGCGTCTACGGCCTCGAGGAGTTCCAGCGGGCCTTCGAAACCGGCGACGGCGTCATCAAGACGGCCGTCGAGTTCTCGGCGCTCTGA
- a CDS encoding bifunctional 4-hydroxy-2-oxoglutarate aldolase/2-dehydro-3-deoxy-phosphogluconate aldolase — MTNKRTVEERIVESGVIAVMRGISAERIVPVARALHEGGVDALEITADEPHARDKIAAVDRELADPDVVVGAGTVLDAATAESVIDAGATFVVSPHVDREIIRTCNRHNVLASPGVMTPTEAVTALEAGADILKMFPAATVGPDHIGALKGPLGNVEIIPTGGVAADNVADYFEAGALAVGAGSALIDYDAIADDDMDGVREHAESFVEAVEDARSE; from the coding sequence ATGACCAACAAACGAACGGTCGAGGAGCGAATCGTCGAGAGCGGCGTTATCGCCGTCATGCGCGGGATCAGCGCGGAGCGGATCGTCCCCGTCGCCCGCGCGCTCCACGAGGGTGGGGTCGACGCGCTCGAGATCACGGCCGACGAGCCTCACGCCCGCGACAAGATCGCCGCAGTCGATCGGGAACTGGCCGATCCCGACGTGGTCGTCGGCGCCGGGACCGTCCTCGACGCCGCGACCGCCGAGTCGGTGATCGACGCGGGCGCGACCTTTGTCGTCTCTCCCCACGTCGATCGGGAGATCATCCGGACCTGCAACCGCCACAACGTGCTCGCCTCGCCCGGCGTCATGACCCCGACGGAGGCGGTCACCGCCCTCGAGGCCGGCGCAGACATTCTCAAGATGTTCCCCGCCGCAACGGTCGGGCCGGACCATATCGGCGCGCTCAAGGGGCCGCTAGGCAACGTCGAGATCATCCCGACCGGCGGCGTCGCCGCGGACAACGTCGCCGACTACTTCGAGGCCGGCGCGCTCGCCGTCGGCGCCGGCAGCGCGCTGATCGACTACGACGCCATCGCGGACGACGACATGGACGGCGTTCGGGAGCACGCCGAATCGTTCGTCGAAGCCGTCGAAGACGCCCGCAGCGAGTGA
- a CDS encoding TrmB family transcriptional regulator codes for MDTDGLAGLLERFGLSEKEIDTYLAILDHGESKASTIADAADVSKRYVYSISEELEERGFVEVDDHAVPTVIRPVDPETVVDRLTRSVEEMEPELRSRYTTTERPTEQFEVIKSRQTVQKRIESLLSEAETEVTLSIPASVLPQVRETLEETAERGVLVLLLLGTADSDVDMASLAGIASTVRTWNALVPTMVTVDRRHGLLSPSQLLTTSTSDTKAIALSQEQLVPVLAGSFLANYWPIAEERYVTTAADLPATYEGFRHAVFQIALHRATDTPLEVTVTGSPVGDRDLPSTLTGEVVDVRQSLVRPATSTVPIENAFEIDVDGERYTIGGAGAFLEDFEAQSVTIRPLEVEE; via the coding sequence ATGGATACAGACGGGCTCGCCGGACTCCTCGAGCGGTTCGGCCTCTCCGAGAAGGAAATCGACACGTATCTCGCGATTCTCGACCACGGAGAGTCGAAAGCGAGCACGATCGCTGACGCCGCCGACGTCTCCAAGCGCTACGTCTACAGTATCAGCGAAGAACTCGAGGAACGCGGGTTCGTCGAGGTGGACGATCACGCGGTGCCGACGGTGATCCGCCCGGTCGACCCGGAGACGGTCGTCGACCGGCTCACCCGCAGCGTCGAGGAGATGGAACCGGAGTTGCGATCGCGCTACACGACGACCGAGCGACCGACCGAGCAGTTCGAGGTGATCAAATCCCGCCAGACCGTCCAGAAGCGCATCGAGAGCTTGCTTTCTGAGGCCGAGACCGAGGTCACGCTCTCGATCCCCGCGTCGGTGCTGCCGCAGGTCCGCGAAACGCTCGAGGAGACCGCCGAACGGGGCGTGCTCGTCTTGCTCCTGCTCGGGACGGCCGACAGCGACGTCGATATGGCGTCGCTCGCCGGCATCGCGAGTACGGTTCGGACCTGGAACGCCCTCGTCCCGACGATGGTGACGGTCGATCGCCGACACGGCCTGCTCTCGCCGAGCCAACTGCTGACGACCTCGACGAGCGACACGAAGGCGATCGCCCTCTCGCAGGAGCAACTCGTCCCCGTCCTCGCCGGCTCCTTTTTGGCGAACTACTGGCCGATCGCGGAGGAACGGTACGTGACGACGGCGGCCGACCTTCCCGCGACCTACGAGGGATTCCGCCACGCGGTCTTCCAGATCGCGCTCCACCGGGCGACGGATACGCCGCTCGAGGTGACGGTGACGGGTTCGCCGGTCGGCGACCGCGACCTCCCGTCGACGCTGACCGGCGAGGTCGTCGACGTCCGGCAGAGCCTCGTTCGCCCCGCGACGTCGACCGTGCCGATCGAGAACGCGTTCGAGATCGACGTCGACGGCGAGCGGTACACGATCGGCGGCGCCGGCGCCTTCCTCGAGGACTTCGAGGCGCAGTCGGTGACGATTCGGCCGCTCGAGGTCGAGGAGTAG
- a CDS encoding glycoside hydrolase family 15 protein, protein MKLQSALNDVKRSRGDPCRFPGERRSTAGLFSGLGDRLVHVAPDGSIRDYSYPLSGLVGIERSRFGVEIDGTVYWLEEGDQRYIDGTTVVETVHEIDEWTLRQYDVTVGTLHLTYFELETGDDAASADATIHACLGFAPEGRVCRTGQLRHDDAVEIYHDRERDYVTASTPLEIGGQVPPYFEDLLDSEPTDLAGTDGDGRYEETRLSPIATAEIELTGHHPSTTVATLLTDAEEDETRAEALERVRAGAADHDDRAAILEADRRQVRERLPDVAGATDGRVDGIVEDLRALSLLRASNGARIAGPEFDPFFRYSGGYGYTWFRDDAEIAGFLLAADREADLGLEAWHRQSARFYVETQLADGTWPHRVWAHNGEIAPGWANGRLEGDAAGTDYQADQTASVATFLATYLRVVDDGDNAVREALLAALDGLDATLAEDGLPERVQNAWENMTGRFTHTAATYLEAYAAIARAPIDAEYRERAAENARAVYDAIDRLWVPDRECYALRLDGDEPDERLDGSTFALASAHAEYAALEDATIDDERIERLVSHLETTLEGLYRDPDGPIEGLARFEDDPWRVKEQAEPKVWTVTTAWGAHAAAEFGELLAARDHEAADAFDEWARDLLALVEPGGTLRGDGEYLPEQFFDDGTPDSATPLGWPHALRLTTAITLEGREPARVEEPLDT, encoded by the coding sequence ATGAAACTACAAAGCGCCCTGAACGACGTTAAACGATCGCGGGGCGATCCCTGTCGGTTCCCCGGCGAACGCCGGTCAACCGCGGGACTGTTCTCGGGACTCGGCGACCGACTCGTTCACGTCGCGCCTGACGGTTCGATCAGGGACTACTCCTATCCGCTCTCCGGCTTGGTCGGTATCGAGCGGTCGCGGTTCGGCGTCGAAATCGACGGTACCGTCTACTGGCTCGAGGAGGGCGACCAGCGCTACATCGACGGGACGACCGTCGTCGAGACGGTCCACGAAATCGACGAGTGGACGCTTCGCCAGTACGACGTCACGGTCGGCACGCTGCATCTCACGTACTTCGAACTCGAGACCGGCGATGACGCCGCGTCGGCGGATGCGACGATTCACGCGTGTCTCGGATTCGCCCCCGAAGGACGGGTCTGTCGAACCGGCCAGCTTCGCCACGACGATGCCGTCGAGATTTATCACGATCGTGAGCGGGACTACGTGACTGCTTCGACGCCGCTCGAGATCGGCGGACAGGTTCCGCCGTACTTCGAGGATCTGCTCGATTCGGAGCCGACCGACCTTGCCGGCACCGATGGTGACGGGCGCTATGAGGAGACGCGACTCAGTCCGATCGCGACGGCCGAAATTGAACTGACCGGACACCACCCGAGCACGACGGTCGCAACGTTGCTAACCGACGCCGAGGAGGACGAGACACGAGCCGAGGCCCTCGAGCGCGTCCGTGCCGGGGCGGCCGACCACGACGACCGCGCGGCGATCCTCGAAGCGGACCGACGACAGGTTCGGGAGCGATTACCCGACGTAGCGGGGGCGACTGACGGTCGCGTCGACGGCATCGTCGAGGACCTGCGCGCGCTGTCGCTGCTGCGAGCGTCGAACGGCGCCCGGATCGCCGGCCCCGAGTTCGATCCGTTCTTCCGGTACTCCGGCGGCTACGGCTACACCTGGTTCCGTGACGACGCTGAAATCGCCGGTTTCCTACTGGCCGCGGATCGCGAGGCCGACCTCGGGCTCGAGGCGTGGCACCGGCAAAGCGCCCGGTTCTACGTCGAGACGCAACTCGCAGACGGCACCTGGCCACACCGCGTCTGGGCCCACAACGGCGAGATCGCACCCGGCTGGGCGAACGGTCGCCTCGAGGGCGACGCTGCAGGGACGGACTACCAGGCCGACCAGACCGCGAGCGTCGCGACCTTCCTCGCAACGTATCTCCGAGTCGTCGACGACGGGGACAACGCGGTCCGCGAGGCGCTGCTCGCGGCGCTCGACGGGCTCGACGCGACCCTCGCGGAGGACGGCCTGCCCGAACGCGTCCAGAACGCCTGGGAGAACATGACCGGCCGGTTCACCCACACCGCGGCGACCTACCTCGAGGCCTACGCCGCGATCGCGCGGGCGCCGATCGACGCCGAGTACCGGGAGCGAGCGGCCGAGAACGCGCGAGCCGTCTACGACGCGATCGATCGGCTGTGGGTGCCCGACCGGGAGTGTTACGCGCTGCGTCTCGACGGCGACGAACCGGACGAGCGCCTCGACGGCAGTACGTTCGCGCTCGCGTCCGCCCACGCCGAATACGCGGCACTCGAGGACGCGACGATCGACGACGAGCGGATCGAACGGCTCGTCTCTCACCTCGAGACGACGCTCGAAGGGCTCTACCGCGACCCTGACGGGCCGATCGAGGGCCTGGCGCGGTTCGAGGACGACCCGTGGCGCGTGAAAGAACAGGCCGAACCGAAGGTCTGGACGGTCACGACCGCGTGGGGCGCCCACGCGGCCGCCGAGTTCGGCGAGCTGCTCGCCGCTCGAGATCACGAAGCTGCCGACGCGTTCGACGAGTGGGCGCGAGATCTGCTCGCGCTTGTCGAACCGGGCGGGACGCTACGCGGAGACGGGGAGTACCTGCCGGAGCAGTTCTTCGACGACGGCACGCCCGACAGCGCGACACCGCTGGGTTGGCCTCACGCACTGCGGCTAACGACGGCGATCACACTGGAGGGCAGGGAGCCGGCCCGCGTCGAGGAGCCCCTCGATACGTAA
- a CDS encoding glycoside hydrolase family 13 protein, producing the protein MAIHREGVHHRSKSSYAYAYDEETVHVRLRTMRGDVAECTLLHGDKFDWPDSATRTRMERIGRDERFDYWQVSVRPPRRRLCYAFHLSDGDESLWVTEWGFESKPLSELPTAGERRPLHYFEYPFLHPTDVHDPPEWVSDAVFYQIFPERFANGDPERSPESVEEWGGEPTLDNFFGGDLQGIIDNLDYLEDLGVSALYLTPIFESRSNHKYNTTDYTSVDPHFGDEETLRQLTEQAHDRGIRVMLDAVFNHCGREFEPFQDVVENGRESEYADWFHVHEFPIEFEPRPNYDTFGFEAYMPKLNTENPEVKEYLLDVAAYWVDEIGIDGWRLDVADEVDHAFWRELREEVKAIDPDVYILGEIWHDSRAWLRGDQFDAVMNYPFSYAVIDFLIERDLDAGEFADKATRFLGRYPEQVNEVLFNLLGSHDTPRLLYRCDGDERLLRLAFLLLFTYRGTPCLYYGDEVGMTGGDDPDCRRPMVWDEAEQNTALREFVQRLIVLRDDHRPLRRGRIRFDRERTTSDLLVYRRADGDETVGIAINRGDDQAVVEPTDEQWETLLRTDADSGGVDAVDGRIVVPPRGGVVWR; encoded by the coding sequence ATGGCAATCCATCGTGAAGGAGTTCATCACAGATCTAAGAGCAGCTATGCGTACGCGTACGACGAGGAAACCGTTCACGTCCGACTCCGGACGATGCGCGGGGACGTCGCGGAGTGTACGCTCCTCCACGGCGATAAGTTCGACTGGCCGGACAGCGCGACCAGGACACGGATGGAACGGATCGGCCGCGACGAGCGGTTCGACTACTGGCAAGTCTCGGTCCGGCCGCCCCGCCGCCGACTCTGTTATGCGTTTCACCTGTCCGATGGCGACGAGTCGCTCTGGGTTACTGAGTGGGGATTCGAGTCGAAGCCGCTGTCGGAGTTGCCGACGGCCGGCGAACGGCGTCCGCTACACTACTTCGAGTACCCGTTCCTACATCCAACTGACGTCCACGACCCGCCGGAGTGGGTCTCCGATGCCGTTTTTTACCAAATCTTCCCCGAACGGTTTGCCAACGGCGATCCCGAGCGAAGCCCGGAATCCGTCGAAGAATGGGGTGGTGAACCGACGCTCGACAACTTCTTCGGCGGCGATCTACAGGGGATCATCGACAACCTCGACTACCTCGAGGATCTTGGGGTTTCGGCGCTCTATCTCACACCCATCTTCGAGTCGCGGTCGAATCACAAGTACAACACGACCGACTACACCAGCGTCGACCCGCACTTCGGTGACGAGGAAACGCTCCGGCAACTCACTGAACAGGCCCACGACCGCGGGATCCGCGTGATGTTGGACGCCGTCTTCAACCACTGCGGCCGGGAGTTCGAACCGTTTCAGGACGTCGTCGAGAACGGACGGGAGTCAGAATACGCCGACTGGTTCCACGTCCACGAGTTCCCGATCGAATTCGAGCCGCGACCGAACTACGATACCTTCGGGTTCGAAGCCTACATGCCGAAGCTCAATACCGAGAACCCCGAGGTGAAGGAGTACCTCCTCGACGTCGCGGCGTACTGGGTCGACGAGATCGGGATTGACGGGTGGCGTCTCGACGTTGCCGACGAGGTCGACCACGCGTTCTGGCGGGAACTCCGCGAGGAGGTGAAAGCGATCGATCCCGACGTCTACATTCTGGGCGAGATTTGGCACGACTCGCGGGCTTGGCTCCGCGGCGATCAGTTCGACGCGGTGATGAACTACCCCTTCTCCTACGCCGTCATCGATTTCCTGATCGAACGCGACCTCGACGCCGGGGAATTCGCGGATAAGGCGACGCGTTTCCTCGGGCGATATCCGGAGCAGGTCAACGAGGTTCTGTTCAACCTCCTCGGGAGCCACGATACGCCGCGATTGCTGTACCGTTGCGACGGCGACGAACGGCTCCTCCGGCTGGCGTTCCTGCTGCTGTTTACCTACCGCGGCACGCCCTGTCTCTACTACGGCGACGAGGTCGGCATGACCGGCGGCGACGATCCGGATTGCCGGCGACCGATGGTGTGGGACGAGGCCGAACAAAACACCGCGCTGCGGGAGTTCGTACAGCGATTGATTGTACTTCGAGACGACCACCGTCCGCTGCGCCGCGGTCGTATCCGGTTTGATCGAGAACGGACGACGTCGGACCTGCTCGTCTACCGACGGGCCGACGGCGACGAGACGGTGGGAATCGCGATCAATCGCGGCGACGATCAGGCGGTCGTCGAGCCCACCGACGAGCAGTGGGAGACGTTGCTCCGGACCGACGCCGATTCGGGCGGTGTGGACGCTGTTGACGGACGGATAGTAGTCCCGCCCCGCGGCGGAGTCGTCTGGCGATAA
- a CDS encoding carbohydrate-binding module family 20 domain-containing protein gives MPIAELGNWEPTEATEAFHAPEYPDWFLPASVPTDTTLEFKFIKIADDGTVTWESGDNRTFTTSADPNGVVDTPSYDFRS, from the coding sequence GTGCCGATCGCGGAACTCGGGAACTGGGAACCGACAGAAGCCACGGAGGCGTTCCACGCGCCGGAGTACCCCGACTGGTTCCTCCCAGCGAGCGTGCCGACCGACACGACGCTCGAGTTCAAGTTCATCAAAATCGCTGACGACGGAACCGTAACGTGGGAAAGCGGCGATAATCGGACGTTCACTACGTCCGCCGATCCGAACGGCGTCGTCGATACGCCCTCGTACGACTTCCGAAGCTGA